Proteins found in one Takifugu rubripes chromosome 15, fTakRub1.2, whole genome shotgun sequence genomic segment:
- the slc7a3a gene encoding solute carrier family 7, member 3 — MASQLSKFGKALLRRRPLNCSGEETQFARCLSTLDLIALGVGSTLGAGVYVLAGEVARDKAGPAIVLCFLIAALSSMLAGLCYAEFGARVPKTGSAYLYSYVTVGEIWAFITGWNLILSYVIGTASVARAWSSTFDNLVEQKISGFFKASMAMKVPGKVLAEYPDLFALILILLLTGLLAFGVNESALVNKIFTGINLVVLSFVIISGFVKGDTTNWNLTEDDYTSFIIQTNGSRTIQTEKEFGVGGFAPFGLSGVLSGAATCFYAFVGFDCIATTSEEAKNPMRSIPIGIVASLLICFFAYFGVSAALTMMMPYYQLNTDSPLPEAFTYVGWAPARYIVAVGSLCALSTSLLGSMFPMPRVIYAMAEDGLLFRLLSKINTRTKTPLLATIASGIVAALMAFFFDLAALVDLMSIGTLLAYSLVAICVLILRYQPGTLSSSSQSEKLVELVEGEKVAVSGGDSGDEYALELEDGPLRETFSAKLLFCPSGNNPTEMSGTIVYVTTAVISVVITVLCVVLANCLTALLAGDAVVVVPCVILCLFCAICIVIIWRQPESKEALTFKVPLLPWLPLFSIFVNIYLMMQLDKSTWIRFTVWMAIGFAIYFFYGIRHSSEGRSSRQNEPALQSKSPIYTRDVIDSDVEANSP, encoded by the exons ATGGCCAGCCAGCTGTCCAAATTTGGCAAAGCTCTGCTGCGTCGCCGGCCGTTAAACTGTTCGGGAGAAGAAACACAGTTCGCTCGGTGCCTGTCCACCCTCGACCTCATCGCCTTGGGAGTGGGCTCCACGCTTGGCGCTGGAGTCTACGTCCTTGCCGGCGAAGTGGCCCGGGACAAGGCGGGGCCCGCTATCGTCCTCTGCTTCCTGATCGCTGCTCTGTCCTCCATGCTGGCCGGACTGTGCTATGCTGAATTTGGCGCTCGAGTTCCCAAAACGGGCTCTGCATACCTTTACAGCTACGTGACAGTGGGAGAGATCTGGGCCTTCATCACGGGATGGAACCTTATTCTGTCGTATGTGATAG GAACGGCCAGCGTGGCTCGGGCTTGGAGCTCTACGTTTGACAACTTGGTCGAGCAAAAGATCTCTGGCTTCTTTAAAGCCTCTATGGCCATGAAAGTGCCTGGAAAAGTTTTGGCAGAGTACCCTGACCTGTTTGCCCTCATTCTTATCCTGCTGCTCACCG GGCTTCTGGCTTTTGGTGTGAACGAGTCAGCACTGGTGAACAAGATCTTCACCGGCATCAATCTGGTGGTTTTGAGCTTCGTTATCATCTCCGGCTTTGTCAAAGGGGACACGACCAACTGGAACCTGACGGAGGACGACTACACGAGCTTCATAATCCAGACCAATGGCAGCCGAACGATACA AACCGAAAAGGAGTTTGGCGTGGGAGGTTTTGCTCCATTTGGCCTGTCTGGTGTTCTGTCTGGTGCTGCCACCTGCTTCTACGCCTTTGTGGGCTTCGACTGCATCGCCACCACCA GCGAGGAGGCCAAGAACCCCATGCGGTCCATACCCATCGGCATCGTGGCCTCATTGCTCATCTGTTTCTTTGCCTACTTCGGTGTGTCGGCCGCTCTGACCATGATGATGCCATACTACCAGCTGAACACAGACAGCCCGCTGCCCGAGGCTTTCACGTATGTGGGCTGGGCTCCCGCCAGATACATTGTGGCAGTGGGGTCACTCTGTGCTCTCTCCACCAG TCTACTCGGATCAATGTTTCCCATGCCTCGGGTCATTTATGCCATGGCAGAAGACGGACTTCTCTTCCGTCTCCTGTCCAAGATCAATACTCGCACTAAGACCCCTCTCCTGGCCACCATCGCTTCAGGCATCGTTGCAG CTTTGATGGCCTTCTTCTTCGACCTGGCAGCTCTGGTCGACCTCATGTCCATTGGAACTTTGCTGGCCTACTCATTAGTAGCCATCTGTGTACTTATCCTCAG gtaCCAGCCAGGCACACTAAGTTCATCCAGCCAGTCGGAAAAGCTGGTTGAGCTGGTGGAAGGCGAGAAGGTGGCCGTAAGCGGAGGGGACAGTGGCGATGAGTATGCGTTGGAGCTGGAGGATGGTCCCCTCCGTGAAACTTTCTCTGCCAAGCTCCTCTTCTGCCCAAGTGGAAATAATCCCACAGAGATGTCTGGGACCATCGTCTACGTGACCACTGCTGTCATCT CGGTTGTGATCACCGTGTTGTGTGTGGTCCTGGCGAACTGCCTCACAGCATTGCTAGCTGGAGACGCAGTCGTCGTGGTGCCCTGCGTCATCTTGTGCCTGTTTTGTGCCATCTGCATCGTCATCATCTGGAGGCAGCCCGAGAGCAAAGAAGCGCTCACCTTCAAG GTCCCCCTGCTTCCCTGGTTGCCTTTGTTCAGTATTTTTGTTAACATATACCTCATGATGCAGCTGGATAAGAGTACGTGGATCAGATTCACCGTCTGGATGGCTATTG GTTTCGCCATCTATTTCTTCTATGGTATCAGACACAGCAGTGAGGGCAGGTCCTCACGCCAGAATGAACCTGCTCTCCAGTCCAAGAGCCCCATTTACACAAGAGATGTCATCGACAGTGACGTGGAGGCCAACAGCCCCTGA